In a genomic window of Musa acuminata AAA Group cultivar baxijiao unplaced genomic scaffold, Cavendish_Baxijiao_AAA HiC_scaffold_1104, whole genome shotgun sequence:
- the LOC135666516 gene encoding ABC transporter G family member 1-like, producing the protein MAEEIAQEMGLVTQNRQPEHVVPVGPSERGVYLTWEDLWVTASNGRSASNVILAGLTGYAQPGEVTAIMGPSGCGKSTLLDALAGRLGSSTRQSGHILVNGRRQRLSFGTSAYVTQDDILMTTLTVREAVYYSAELQLPKTMTKSEKRERADMTIGEMGLQDAMDTRIGGYSSKGISGGQKRRVSICVEILTRPKLLFLDEPTSGLDSAASYHVMHRIVNLARHDGMTILASIHQPSSEVFELFDNLCLLSSGRTVYFGPTSRTNEFFASNGFPCPTFRNPSDHYLRTINKDFDKESKEGCSERLNNANKAIDVLTMSYKQSETCKHV; encoded by the exons ATGGCAGAAGAGATAGCTCAGGAAATGGGACTGGTGACCCAGAACCGGCAGCCGGAGCATGTTGTTCCGGTCGGGCCGAGTGAAAGGGGAGTGTATCTGACGTGGGAGGATCTGTGGGTAACCGCATCCAACGGGAGGAGTGCGTCGAACGTTATACTCGCCGGCCTGACCGGATATGCCCAGCCGGGCGAGGTCACCGCCATCATGGGTCCTTCCGGCTGCGGCAAGTCCACCCTTCTCGATGCATTAGCAGGGAGATTGGGGTCCAGCACAAGGCAGTCCGGGCACATCTTGGTGAATGGCCGACGACAGAGGCTGTCTTTTGGGACTTCG GCTTATGTGACGCAAGATGACATCCTGATGACGACGCTGACGGTACGAGAAGCGGTGTACTACTCTGCGGAACTGCAGCTGCCGAAGACGATGACCAAGTCGGAGAAGAGGGAGAGAGCAGACATGACCATCGGAGAGATGGGGCTGCAGGACGCCATGGACACGAGAATCGGCGGCTACTCGTCCAAAGGCATCAGCGGCGGCCAGAAGAGAAGGGTGAGCATCTGCGTCGAGATCCTCACTCGCCCCAAGCTTCTCTTCTTGGACGAGCCCACCAGCGGCCTCGACAGCGCCGCTTCCTACCACGTCATGCATCGCATCGTCAACCTTGCAAGGCACGACGGAATGACCATTCTTGCCTCCATTCATCAACCCAGCAGCGAAGTCTTTGAGCTCTTCGACAACTTGTGCCTTCTCTCTTCTGGCAGAACCGTTTACTTCGGACCAACTTCCAGAACCAACGAG TTCTTTGCGTCGAATGGTTTTCCATGCCCAACCTTCAGAAACCCCTCCGATCACTACCTTCGAACCATAAACAAGGACTTCGACAAG GAGTCTAAAGAAGGATGTAGTGAGAGGTTGAACAACGCCAACAAAGCTATCGATGTACTGACGATGTCATACAAGCAGTCCGAGACGTGCAAACATGTG